A region of Pan troglodytes isolate AG18354 chromosome 23, NHGRI_mPanTro3-v2.0_pri, whole genome shotgun sequence DNA encodes the following proteins:
- the CCT8L2 gene encoding T-complex protein 1 subunit theta-like 2, with protein sequence MDSTVPSALELPQRLALNPRESPRSPEEEEPHLLSSLAAVQTLASVIRPCYGPHGRQKFLVTMKGETVCTGCATAILRALELEHPAAWLLREAGQTQAENSGDGTAFVVLLTEALLEQAEQLLKAGLPRPQLREAYATATAEVLATLPSLAIQSLGPLEDPSWALHSVMNTHTLSPMDHLTKLVAHACWAIKELDGSFKPERVGVCALHGGTLEDSCLLPGLAISGKLCGQMAAVLSGARVALFACPFGPAHPNAPAMARLSSPADLAQFSKGSDQLLEKQVGQLAAAGINVAVVLGDVDEETLTLADKYGIVVIQARSRMEIIYLSEVLDTPLLPRLLPPQRPGKCQRVYRQELGDGLAVVFEWECTGTPALTVVLRGATTQELRSAEQAVYHGIDAYFQLCQDPRLIPGAGATEMALAKMLSDKGSRLEGPSGPAFLAFAWALKYLPKTLAENAGLAVSDVMAEMSGVHQGGNLLMGVGAEGIINVAQEGVWDTLIVKAQGFRAVAEVVLQLVTVDEIVVAKKSPTHQQIWNPDSKKTKKHPPPMETKKILGLNN encoded by the coding sequence ATGGACAGCACAGTCCCTTCAGCCCTGGAGCTGCCCCAGCGGCTGGCACTGAACCCAAGGGAGAGCCCGAGGAGTCCAGAAGAGGAGGAGCCCCACCTGCTGAGCAGCTTGGCTGCAGTCCAGACCCTGGCCAGTGTCATCCGGCCTTGCTATGGCCCCCACGGCCGGCAGAAGTTCCTGGTGACCATGAAAGGAGAAACAGTGTGCACGGGGTGTGCCACTGCCATCCTCAGGGCCCTGGAGCTGGAGCACCCAGCAGCATGGCTCCTCCGGGAAGCAGGCCAAACCCAGGCAGAGAATAGTGGGGACGGCACAGCCTTCGTGGTTCTGCTGACGGAAGCCTTGCTGGAACAGGCAGAGCAGCTGCTGAAGGCCGGCCTGCCTCGCCCACAGCTCCGGGAGGCCTACGCCACGGCCACTGCAGAGGTCCTGGCCACACTGCCCTCCCTGGCCATCCAATCTCTGGGGCCTTTGGAAGATCCATCCTGGGCCCTCCATTCTGTGATGAATACCCACACCCTGTCCCCCATGGACCACTTGACCAAGCTGGTGGCCCACGCCTGCTGGGCTATCAAGGAACTAGACGGCAGCTTCAAGCCTGAGCGTGTTGGGGTGTGCGCGCTGCACGGGGGGACACTGGAGGATTCCTGCCTCCTCCCGGGGTTAGCAATATCTGGGAAGCTCTGTGGGCAAATGGCCGCAGTGTTAAGTGGTGCCAGGGTGGCTCTCTTTGCTTGCCCCTTTGGTCCTGCCCATCCAAATGCACCAGCAATGGCCCGTCTTTCTAGTCCTGCTGATCTAGCTCAATTTAGTAAAGGAAGCGATCAATTACTAGAAAAGCAAGTAGGCCAGCTAGCAGCTGCAGGAATTAATGTGGCAGTGGTGTTGGGGGACGTCGACGAGGAGACCCTCACACTGGCGGACAAGTATGGCATCGTGGTAATTCAAGCTAGGTCTCGGATGGAGATCATTTACCTGAGTGAGGTGTTGGACACACCTCTGCTGCCTCGTCTGCTCCCTCCCCAGAGGCCAGGCAAGTGCCAGAGGGTTTACAGGCAGGAGCTGGGAGATGGTTTGGCTGTGGTATTTGAATGGGAATGTACAGGCACACCTGCCCTCACTGTGGTTCTCAGGGGAGCCACCACCCAGGAGCTGCGGAGTGCAGAGCAGGCCGTCTACCACGGCATTGATGCCTATTTCCAGCTATGTCAAGATCCCAGACTGATTCCAGGAGCTGGGGCCACAGAAATGGCTTTGGCAAAAATGCTTTCTGATAAAGGAAGCAGATTGGAAGGGCCCAGTGGGCCTGCATTCCTAGCATTTGCCTGGGCCCTGAAGTATCTTCCTAAAACCTTGGCAGAGAATGCAGGCTTAGCTGTCTCAGACGTGATGGCAGAAATGAGTGGAGTGCACCAAGGTGGGAACCTCCTAATGGGTGTGGGAGCTGAAGGGATAATAAATGTGGCCCAGGAAGGGGTGTGGGACACCCTAATAGTCAAAGCCCAAGGATTTCGAGCAGTGGCTGAGGTGGTGCTACAGCTCGTGACTGTAGATGAAATCGTAGTGGCCAAGAAAAGTCCCACACATCAGCAGATCTGGAATCCTGACTCTAAGAAGACAAAGAAACACCCACCtcctatggaaacaaaaaaaatccttggaTTGAATAACTAG
- the LOC472619 gene encoding fatty acid-binding protein 5, giving the protein MATVQQLEGRWRLVDSEGFDEYMKELGVGIALREMGAMAKPDCIITCDGKNLTIKTESTLKTTQFSCTLGEKFEETTADSRKTQTVCNFTDGALVQHQEWDGKESTITRTLKDGKLVVERVMNHVACTRIYEKVQ; this is encoded by the coding sequence ATGGCCACAGTTCAGCAGCTGGAAGGAAGGTGGCGCCTGGTGGACAGCGAAGGTTTTGATGAATACATGAAGGAGCTAGGAGTGGGAATAGCTTTGCGAGAAATGGGCGCAATGGCCAAGCCAGATTGTATCATCACTTGTGATGGCAAAAACCTCACCATAAAAACTGAGAGCACTTTGAAAACAACACAGTTTTCTTGTACGCTGGGAGAGAAGTTTGAAGAAACCACAGCTGATAGCAGAAAAACTCAGACTGTGTGCAACTTTACAGATGGTGCATTGGTTCAGCATCAGGAGTGGGATGGGAAGGAAAGCACAATAACAAGAACACTGAAAGATGGGAAATTAGTGGTGGAGCGTGTCATGAACCATGTTGCCTGTACTCGGATCTATGAAAAAGTACAATAA